In Thiospirochaeta perfilievii, a single window of DNA contains:
- a CDS encoding threonine aldolase family protein, with product MNIYDLRSDTITKPSEAMRKAMYKAQVGDDVYGEDPTVNKLQELSNKITGKKSSLFVSSGSMANLITLFINGGRGKDVLMHNEAHSLHHELGAPAAIAGVNPIGVPGERGILRSEILQEYVNPKSGAYHDAKTSMIIIENTHNFAGGTCYYKENLKDVQSFAHKYGLSLHIDGARIFNASIATGLSVKEISSYADTITFCLAKGLGAPVGAILSGSKEFIDEAKIVRKMLGGGLRQSGIIAAGGLYALEHNIPRLIEDHINAKTLAKCLNGKAWAKVDPNTIETNILFFDTVGIPASKLERKLARRGILCFATGENTIRFVTSLSVTKQDINSICGIINSLEI from the coding sequence ATGAACATCTACGATCTAAGAAGTGATACAATTACAAAGCCGTCAGAGGCAATGAGAAAAGCTATGTATAAAGCCCAGGTCGGGGATGATGTTTATGGAGAAGATCCAACAGTAAACAAGCTACAAGAGCTCTCTAATAAGATTACAGGGAAAAAATCCTCCCTTTTTGTTTCTAGTGGCTCTATGGCAAACCTAATAACTCTATTTATAAATGGTGGCCGAGGTAAAGATGTTTTGATGCATAACGAAGCCCACTCTCTTCATCATGAACTTGGTGCACCCGCTGCTATTGCAGGGGTCAATCCTATAGGTGTTCCCGGGGAGAGGGGTATTTTAAGGTCAGAGATACTACAAGAGTATGTAAACCCTAAAAGTGGTGCATACCACGATGCTAAAACCTCTATGATTATTATAGAGAACACCCATAATTTTGCAGGAGGGACCTGCTATTACAAAGAAAACTTAAAGGACGTACAAAGTTTCGCCCATAAGTATGGTCTTTCCCTACACATTGATGGTGCTAGAATTTTTAATGCGTCTATAGCCACTGGTTTAAGTGTAAAAGAGATCTCTTCTTATGCAGACACAATAACATTCTGTCTTGCAAAGGGTTTAGGAGCTCCAGTTGGAGCTATCCTCTCTGGAAGCAAGGAGTTTATTGATGAGGCTAAGATTGTTAGGAAAATGCTTGGTGGAGGACTAAGACAATCAGGAATAATAGCAGCAGGGGGATTATACGCCCTTGAGCATAACATCCCTAGATTAATTGAAGACCATATAAATGCTAAAACCTTGGCTAAGTGTCTAAACGGTAAGGCGTGGGCAAAGGTTGATCCAAATACAATAGAAACCAACATTCTTTTTTTTGATACAGTGGGCATCCCTGCATCTAAATTAGAGAGAAAACTAGCAAGAAGAGGGATCTTATGTTTTGCAACAGGGGAAAACACCATTAGATTTGTAACTAGCCTATCGGTAACCAAGCAGGATATTAACTCTATTTGTGGTATTATTAACTCACTAGAGATATAA
- the aroA gene encoding 3-phosphoshikimate 1-carboxyvinyltransferase, translated as MKIEVSKGKLEGNIRIPASKSHTIRALLIATLAEGESVISYPLNSADTRACKDACIAMGAKIKETDSQWIVQGTGGKLTQPKEAIDVGNSGTTLYLAAAVAALSHLPITFTGDYQIQRRSAANLLNSLEDLGVKVESNNGCAPFTITGPIKGGTTTIECPTSQYLSALLLAAPLSEGKTEINVPLLHEKPYAEMTVRWMEEQGIKIDDTDYSHFVIDGGKKYKNFNRSIPADFSSSAFFFTAAAVTGSTLTLQGLDMSDSQGDKAIVEYLRKMGCEINIDGDNMTIVGKGMTGCDLDINATPDALPALSACACYAQGTTRLLNVPQARMKETDRIAVMTAELRKMGANIVELEDGMEITGGPLKGAEVCGHDDHRVVMALAVAALGAEGINKIDTAEAVDITFPGFFEHLDRLKK; from the coding sequence ATGAAAATTGAAGTTTCTAAGGGAAAACTAGAGGGAAACATTAGAATTCCCGCATCAAAATCCCACACAATAAGAGCACTTTTAATCGCTACACTGGCAGAAGGAGAGAGTGTGATATCATATCCTCTTAACTCCGCAGATACTAGAGCATGTAAAGACGCATGTATTGCTATGGGAGCTAAAATAAAAGAGACAGATTCCCAATGGATTGTTCAAGGAACTGGAGGAAAACTTACACAGCCAAAAGAGGCCATAGATGTAGGGAATTCAGGAACTACACTATATCTTGCTGCAGCTGTTGCAGCCCTATCTCATCTTCCAATAACTTTTACAGGGGACTACCAAATCCAAAGACGATCAGCAGCTAATCTGCTTAATAGCCTGGAGGATTTAGGGGTTAAGGTAGAATCCAATAACGGTTGCGCTCCTTTTACTATAACAGGGCCTATAAAGGGTGGAACTACAACAATAGAGTGTCCTACAAGCCAATATCTCTCAGCACTATTATTAGCAGCACCACTTTCTGAAGGAAAAACAGAGATAAATGTACCTTTACTCCACGAAAAACCATACGCAGAAATGACAGTAAGATGGATGGAGGAACAGGGAATTAAAATTGATGACACAGACTATTCACACTTTGTAATAGATGGTGGTAAAAAATATAAAAACTTTAATAGGTCAATACCAGCGGACTTCTCATCCTCAGCGTTTTTCTTTACAGCTGCAGCAGTAACAGGTTCAACACTTACCCTACAGGGTCTTGATATGTCCGATTCTCAAGGAGATAAGGCAATAGTGGAATATTTAAGAAAAATGGGATGTGAAATAAACATAGATGGTGATAATATGACAATAGTAGGAAAGGGGATGACTGGTTGCGATTTAGATATAAATGCAACACCAGATGCACTACCCGCCCTATCAGCATGTGCTTGTTACGCCCAGGGAACTACCAGACTATTAAATGTGCCCCAAGCAAGAATGAAAGAGACAGATAGAATAGCTGTTATGACTGCAGAACTAAGAAAAATGGGTGCAAACATTGTTGAGTTAGAAGATGGTATGGAGATTACTGGAGGACCATTAAAAGGTGCTGAAGTCTGTGGTCATGACGACCATAGAGTTGTAATGGCCCTTGCAGTTGCAGCCCTTGGAGCCGAAGGTATTAACAAGATAGATACAGCAGAAGCTGTTGATATAACATTTCCAGGTTTCTTTGAACATTTAGACAGATTAAAAAAATAG